A single genomic interval of Anopheles marshallii chromosome 2, idAnoMarsDA_429_01, whole genome shotgun sequence harbors:
- the LOC128707461 gene encoding DNA-directed RNA polymerase III subunit RPC8: protein MFVLAELKDNVRIAPELFGLKLPEAIKDEINRKLANKVLLNVGLCIALKDIIKLGDSIILPGDGASHTEVNFRYIVFRPIIGDVITGKIRSCSREGVHITLGFFDDILIPPSALQHPSRYEEAEQAWVWEYPLEDGNTHDLYMDIGESIKFRVSGEVFEESSPIGPPDQEVPSSGAGTSAGGAGPSSVTEGNKTPYRIVAAINESGLGLLSWWVQQNQEEDEEGEDEEQEEEEQDSGGENE from the exons atgtttgtatTGGCGGAGTTAAAAGACAACGTGAGGATAGCGCCGGAATTGTTTGGTTTAAAGCTTCCAGAGGCCataaaggatgaaataaaCCGAAAGTTGGCAAATAAG GTTCTATTGAACGTGGGTCTTTGTATCGCACTAAAAGACATTATAAAGTTGGGCGATTCCATCATACTTCCCGGCGATGGTGCCTCGCACACGGAGGTAAACTTCCGGTATATCGTTTTCCGACCGATCATTGGCGATGTGATAACGGGCAAGATAAGAAGCTGCAGTCGGGAAGGTGTACACATAACGCTCGGCTTTTTCGACGATATACTCATACCGCCGTCCGCTCTGCAGCATCCCTCTCGCTACGAGGAAGCGGAACAGGCGTGGGTATGGGAATATCCACTCGAGGATGGTAACACACACGACCTGTACATGGACATCGGGGAAAGCATAAAGTTTCGCGTATCGGGAGAAGTGTTTGAAGAAAGTTCACCTATTGGCCCCCCGGACCAGGAAGTGCCGTCGAGTGGGGCCGGTACGAGTGCGGGTGGTGCAGGACCGAGCAGCGTAACGGAAGGTAACAAGACACCGTACCGCATCGTGGCGGCCATTAACGAATCCGGGCTCGGTTTGCTGTCTTGGTGGGTTCAACAAAATCAGGAAGAGGACGAGGAAGGTGAAGACGAAGagcaggaggaggaggaacaGGATTCTGGTGGGGAGAATGAATAA
- the LOC128707554 gene encoding serine/threonine-protein kinase RIO1, whose amino-acid sequence MSCGQFDDALDDATQRLDFFQLQDKPPVPTNKANAADTRKAEIELQDALFGGSRLKENLPSDAQWEEYYEDEESEDDDDDFYCYEGGELKRNQQLNLNQSHTNAQHASQKVSHFQPADVLFKKFTNRINVEKYEGPASLPNHAKNTLIETQRKVDSDRLRSKDKQDRATAEQVMDPRTRMILFKLLNRSMITEINGCISTGKEANVYHATSSSGRDYAIKIFKTSILTFKDRDKYVTGEYRFRHGYSKHNPRKMVRTWAEKEMRNLVRMKKCDLPVPEPILLRSHVLVMEFIGHDGWPAPKLKDVELSGLKARELYRDTVEMMWTMYNRCKLVHADLSEFNLLYHEGKIVIIDVSQSVEHEHPHALEFLRKDCTNVTDFFRKREVSTMTVKELFDFITDAAITEDRVEQRLEEISERIANRSFDEFTEQQKLDEAVFKQIFIPKTLHEVYDAERDVFDKRTDELVYKTITGLETLEGGRKQPNQQKGSENGDSDTETDTASELSDDDEGGKQSSNGGVIVVRSKDETPEERKARKKAVKDEKAEKRKTKVKKHIKKRKEKIGARK is encoded by the coding sequence ATGAGTTGTGGTCAGTTTGATGATGCGCTGGATGATGCCACGCAAAGGTTGGATTTCTTCCAGCTGCAGGATAAACCACCAGTTCCTACCAACAAAGCGAATGCCGCTGACACAAGGAAGGCCGAAATTGAACTACAAgatgcactttttggtggctcACGGCTCAAAGAAAACCTGCCGTCCGACGCACAATGGGAAGAGTATTACGAGGACGAGGAGAgcgaggatgatgatgatgatttctaTTGCTACGAAGGGGGAGAACTGAAGCGAAATCAGCAGCTAAATCTAAATCAATCACACACCAACGCTCAACATGCAAGTCAGAAAGTATCGCACTTTCAACCAgcggatgttttgtttaaaaagttCACCAACCGCATCAACGTGGAGAAGTACGAAGGACCGGCATCGCTGCCAAACCACGCCAAGAATACACTCATCGAGACGCAACGCAAGGTAGACAGCGATCGATTGCGCAGCAAGGACAAGCAAGATCGTGCGACGGCCGAACAGGTGATGGATCCACGGACACGTATGATTCTTTTTAAGCTCCTCAACCGTTCCATGATAACCGAAATCAATGGGTGCATTTCCACCGGGAAAGAAGCGAACGTGTATCACGCCACGTCTAGCAGCGGGCGGGACTACGcaataaaaatcttcaaaacatcCATCCTAACGTTTAAGGATCGGGATAAGTACGTTACCGGAGAGTATCGATTCCGGCACGGTTACAGCAAGCACAATCCACGTAAGATGGTTCGCACCTGGGCAGAGAAGGAGATGCGTAATTTGGTGCGCATGAAGAAGTGTGATCTGCCCGTTCCCGAGCCGATTCTGTTGCGTAGCCACGTGTTGGTGATGGAGTTTATCGGGCACGACGGTTGGCCGGCCCCAAAGCTCAAGGACGTTGAGCTAAGCGGTTTGAAGGCGCGTGAACTGTACCGGGACACGGTGGAAATGATGTGGACCATGTACAACCGCTGCAAGCTGGTGCATGCCGATCTGTCCGAGTTTAATCTGCTCTACCACGAGGGCAAGATAGTCATCATCGATGTGTCACAATCGGTCGAACATGAGCATCCACATGCGCTGGAATTTTTGCGCAAAGATTGCACCAATGTGACGGACTTTTTCCGCAAGCGTGAGGTATCAACGATGACCGTGAAAGAGCTGTTCGATTTCATCACCGATGCAGCCATCACCGAGGACAGGGTAGAGCAACGTTTGGAGGAAATATCCGAACGGATAGCGAATCGCAGCTTCGACGAATTTACCGAACAGCAAAAACTGGACGAAGCGGTTTTTAAGCAAATTTTCATCCCGAAAACACTGCACGAGGTGTACGATGCCGAGAGGGATGTGTTCGATAAGCGTACGGACGAGTTGGTGTACAAGACGATCACCGGCCTGGAGACGTTGGAAGGGGGGCGGAAACAGCCCAATCAACAGAAAGGATCAGAAAACGGAGATTCGGATACTGAAACGGATACAGCCTCGGAACTGTCGGACGATGATGAAGGTGGTAAACAATCGTCGAATGGCGGTGTGATTGTGGTGCGATCGAAAGATGAAACACCCGAAGAGCGCAAAGCACGCAAAAAGGCGGTGAAGGATGAAAAggcggaaaagcgaaaaacaaaggtgaaaaaacacattaaaaaacgaaaggaaaaaattgGCGCaaggaaatag
- the LOC128708800 gene encoding ATM interactor, with amino-acid sequence MTDQSTNARRIYLTAEEILAEKIYICSFDNCYTMLHNLANLQMHLTRHHKAPALNLQSLSNAASSEHKLFYCPNASCPYHQTAEESSNGARHFSSLRSLKQHYLKVHGERKHRCEPCGKSFATESYLRHHRLSCGQKFNCAHCSYSYGSREALLTHAKRKQHGYEELLSAKKPNRVKPAKQSASNCVSTGTQTLSERSESKTTQTIDLSKIIVETREDVLGLAVDAATIVQTTSNVSLAIEAVEPLIPVVCTETQTDFIDVMFANTENRHDPLLSYAHMYTQTCDEPGLFADLGLSTTETQTSWNEETETFGDYLVSTETQTNFDIDSFDCASNSIGDKPDTANSKHTQVPEAIANDFHLLRGANFLNDIADSIDDHTTVHTQAS; translated from the coding sequence ATGACCGACCAATCAACAAATGCGCGAAGGATATATCTAACGGCCGAGGaaattttggcagaaaagATTTATATCTGCTCGTTCGACAACTGCTATACAATGTTGCACAACTTGGCCAATTTGCAGATGCATCTCACACGACATCACAAAGCACCCGCATTGAATCTGCAGTCGTTGAGTAATGCTGCTTCATCTGAGCATAAGCTGTTCTACTGTCCCAACGCAAGCTGTCCGTACCACCAGACTGCCGAAGAAAGTAGCAACGGTGCGCGCCATTTCAGTTCTCTTCGCTCACTGAAGCAACACTATCTGAAGGTGCACGGTGAGCGAAAGCACCGTTGTGAGCCATGCGGAAAATCGTTCGCTACCGAGAGCTACCTCCGACATCACCGGTTATCATGTGGTCAGAAGTTTAACTGCGCACATTGTTCATACTCTTACGGTTCCAGAGAAGCATTATTGACACACGCCAAGCGGAAGCAACACGGTTACGAAGAATTACTTTCGGCAAAGAAACCAAATCGCGTAAAACCTGCGAAACAATCTGCATCGAATTGTGTGAGCACCGGAACACAAACCTTATCGGAGCGATCGGAAAGCAAAACTACACAAACGATTGATTTATCTAAGATCATCGTTGAGACACGAGAAGATGTCTTGGGGCTCGCCGTTGATGCTGCCACGATTGTACAAACTACTAGCAATGTTTCCCTGGCTATCGAAGCCGTAGAACCTCTGATCCCCGTGGTTTGCACCGAAACGCAGACCGATTTCATCGATGTAATGTTTGCAAACACGGAGAACCGTCATGATCCGCTGCTATCCTATGCCCACATGTACACGCAGACATGCGACGAACCGGGACTGTTTGCCGATCTAGGATTGTCTACGACTGAAACACAAACGAGCTGGAAtgaggaaacggaaacgttCGGTGACTATCTTGTGTCGACGGAAACGCAAACCAATTTCGACATCGACAGCTTCGATTGTGCTAGTAACAGCATCGGTGACAAACCGGACACAGCTAACAGCAAACACACCCAGGTGCCGGAAGCAATAGCAAATGATTTCCACCTACTGAGAGGAGCTAATTTTCTGAACGACATTGCGGATTCGATCGATGATCACACAACCGTCCACACGCAAGCATCATGA